A section of the Rossellomorea marisflavi genome encodes:
- a CDS encoding coproporphyrinogen III oxidase, with protein MNVLIKGIEDERFERPLRLIANLFFEETKIHFGKCDHPDLEIHIHVSDAETIQASAEIKSDQSPKAVYEKDWLPYDTEKERFRQLKTAVSHVYLNVLQEMTGIQQKWGILTGIRPTKLIHKQNMLGLQAEEIHHKLKEEYLITDEKIDLMQNIVDRQLSVVPDLYDVRDEVSIYIGIPFCPTKCAYCTFPAYAIQGKQGRVDSFLAGLHYEIREMGRWMKEKGVKITTIYFGGGTPTSITAEEMDALYEEMYDSFPDVDKVREVTVEAGRPDTITPDKLKVLNKWNIDRISINPQSYTQETLKAIGRHHTVEETIDKFHLAREMGMNNINMDLIIGLPGEELPELQHSLDETEKLMPESLTVHTLSFKRASEMTKNKDKYKVADRHEIGRMMNLAEEWTSAHGYEPYYLYRQKNILGNLENVGYALPGQDSIYNIMIMEEVQTIIGIGCGAASKFIDPETGKITHFANPKEPNAYNLTFKEYTDKKIDILDGLFS; from the coding sequence GTGAATGTGTTAATTAAAGGCATCGAAGACGAACGATTTGAACGACCTCTTCGATTGATTGCCAATTTATTTTTTGAAGAAACCAAAATCCATTTTGGAAAGTGCGATCACCCCGATTTGGAGATCCATATACATGTATCAGACGCTGAGACAATACAGGCCAGTGCGGAAATCAAATCAGACCAGTCTCCGAAAGCGGTTTATGAAAAAGACTGGTTACCGTATGACACGGAGAAGGAGCGATTCAGACAGCTGAAGACCGCCGTTTCCCATGTGTACCTGAACGTCCTGCAGGAGATGACAGGCATCCAACAGAAATGGGGGATCCTGACGGGAATAAGACCGACGAAATTGATCCACAAACAAAATATGCTCGGGCTTCAGGCAGAAGAGATCCATCATAAGCTGAAGGAAGAGTATTTGATCACCGATGAAAAGATCGATCTTATGCAAAACATCGTGGATCGCCAGCTGTCCGTCGTTCCCGACCTGTATGACGTGAGGGATGAGGTGAGCATCTATATCGGGATCCCCTTTTGCCCGACCAAATGCGCTTACTGTACCTTCCCGGCCTACGCTATCCAGGGCAAGCAGGGCAGGGTGGATTCGTTCCTCGCTGGACTTCATTATGAAATCCGGGAAATGGGGCGGTGGATGAAGGAAAAAGGCGTGAAGATCACGACGATTTACTTCGGAGGCGGTACGCCGACTTCCATCACAGCGGAAGAGATGGATGCCTTGTATGAAGAAATGTACGACTCCTTCCCGGATGTGGACAAGGTGCGGGAAGTGACGGTGGAAGCCGGAAGACCCGATACCATCACGCCTGATAAACTAAAGGTATTGAACAAATGGAATATCGACCGGATCTCCATCAACCCACAATCCTACACTCAGGAAACGCTGAAGGCGATCGGAAGGCATCACACGGTGGAAGAGACGATTGATAAGTTCCATCTGGCCAGGGAAATGGGCATGAATAACATCAACATGGACCTCATCATCGGGCTGCCGGGCGAAGAGCTTCCTGAACTGCAGCATTCCCTTGATGAAACCGAGAAGCTGATGCCTGAATCGTTGACCGTCCACACCCTTTCGTTCAAACGTGCATCAGAGATGACGAAGAATAAGGATAAATATAAGGTGGCCGATCGTCACGAGATCGGACGGATGATGAATCTCGCCGAGGAGTGGACTTCTGCTCATGGATACGAGCCCTATTACCTGTACCGTCAGAAGAACATCCTTGGAAATCTTGAGAACGTCGGTTATGCCCTGCCGGGTCAGGATAGTATCTATAACATCATGATCATGGAAGAAGTGCAGACCATCATCGGGATCGGCTGCGGGGCGGCAAGTAAATTCATCGACCCTGAAACGGGGAAGATCACCCACTTTGCCAATCCGAAGGAACCGAATGCGTATAATCTGACATTCAAAGAGTACACAGACAAAAAAATCGACATCCTCGATGGATTGTTTTCTTGA